A window of Amphiprion ocellaris isolate individual 3 ecotype Okinawa chromosome 12, ASM2253959v1, whole genome shotgun sequence contains these coding sequences:
- the kcnk3a gene encoding potassium channel subfamily K member 3a, translating to MKRQNARTLALIICTFTYLIVGAAIFDALESRTETTQRSELHQRKVGLLKTFNLSTEDFDELEKVVLQRKPHKAGVQWKFAGSFYFAITVITTIGYGHAAPSTDGGKVFCMLYALLGIPLTLVMFQSVGERINTFVRFLLHRLKKCLGMRHTEVSMANMVIIGFISCMSTLCVGALAFSHFEGWSFFHAYYYCFITLTTIGFGDYVALQNKHALQTKPEYVAFSFIYILTGLAVIGAFLNLAVLRFMTMNAEDEKRDAEHRALLARNGLAGGHINCSVDMASSSSTTPSGCGGGSAVGGSGGGAASRGLQNVYAEVLHFQSMCSCLWYKSNEKLEYSIPMIIPHDLSTSDTEAFSNPFQSNGCVCSEQHHSGISSVSTGLHSFSTYRRLNKRRSSI from the exons ATGAAGAGGCAAAATGCCAGGACCCTCGCCCTCATTATCTGCACCTTCACCTATCTGATCGTCGGCGCCGCGATCTTCGACGCGCTGGAATCTCGAACGGAGACGACTCAGAGGTCGGAGCTTCACCAGAGGAAAGTGGGGCTGCTCAAGACGTTCAACTTGTCCACGGAGGACTTCGACGAACTGGAGAAGGTGGTACTGCAGCGGAAACCGCACAAAGCCGGAGTGCAGTGGAAATTTGCCGGCTCCTTTTACTTCGCCATCACTGTAATCACGACCATAG GATATGGCCATGCAGCCCCCAGCACAGATGGAGGAAAGGTGTTCTGTATGCTCTATGCCCTCCTAGGTATCCCACTTACTTTGGTTATGTTTCAGAGTGTGGGTGAGCGGATCAACACTTTTGTTAGGTTCCTGCTCCATCGCCTCAAGAAGTGCCTTGGAATGAGGCACACTGAGGTCTCCATGGCAAACATGGTGATCATTGGTTTCATATCCTGCATGAGCACACTATGTGTGGGGGCCCTGGCCTTCTCCCATTTTGAGGGATGGAGCTTCTTCCATGCCTACTACTACTGCTTCATCACACTCACCACGATCGGCTTTGGGGACTATGTGGCGCTGCAGAATAAGCATGCTCTTCAAACCAAGCCGGAATACGTGGCCTTCAGTTTCATCTACATCCTGACAGGTCTGGCTGTGATTGGAGCGTTCCTAAACTTAGCAGTGCTGCGCTTCATGACCATGAACGCTGAGGACGAAAAGAGGGATGCTGAGCACAGGGCTCTTCTCGCACGTAACGGTCTGGCAGGCGGACATATCAACTGCTCGGTAGAcatggcctcctcctcctccaccaccccatCTGGGTGTGGAGGAGGGAGTGCAGTTGGAGGGAGTGGGGGAGGAGCAGCAAGCCGGGGTCTGCAAAATGTTTATGCTGAGGTACTCCACTTTCAGTCCATGTGCTCCTGTCTTTGGTACAAGAGTAATGAGAAGCTAGAATATTCCATACCCATGATCATCCCTCATGACCTCTCCACCTCAGACACAGAAGCTTTTTCTAACCCCTTCCAATCTAATGGTTGTGTATGCAGTGAGCAGCACCACTCAGGCATCAGCTCAGTGTCCACTGGCTTACacagcttcagcacctacagaaGACTCAACAAACGCAGAAGCTCCATCTAG